In Nocardioides sp., the following proteins share a genomic window:
- a CDS encoding GNAT family protein, which translates to MLSNRSSAVITSPGWPVTLGSGAVTCRPLRAGDAKAWEAARNVSAEWLAPWEATVPPGGGGRPANFRALVRHLRRAAREGTCLPFAIEVNGRFAGQVTVSNIVRGSAQFASIGYWVSIEEAGRGVVPTAVALVIDHCFSSVGLHRVEICIRPENSNSLRVVEKLGLVEVGYAPRFLHIDGAWRDHRIYAVTVEEVTPGGMLARLRRR; encoded by the coding sequence ATGCTGTCGAACAGATCGTCGGCAGTGATCACTAGCCCGGGCTGGCCCGTCACGCTCGGCTCCGGCGCGGTGACCTGCCGCCCGCTGCGAGCAGGCGATGCGAAGGCGTGGGAGGCCGCCAGGAACGTCAGTGCCGAGTGGCTGGCGCCCTGGGAAGCGACCGTGCCACCGGGCGGGGGAGGGCGACCGGCCAACTTCCGAGCACTCGTACGCCATCTGCGGCGAGCCGCTCGCGAGGGGACCTGCCTGCCCTTCGCGATCGAGGTCAACGGTCGGTTCGCCGGCCAGGTGACGGTCAGCAACATCGTGCGCGGGTCGGCACAGTTCGCCTCGATCGGCTATTGGGTGTCCATCGAGGAAGCGGGCCGAGGGGTGGTGCCGACGGCGGTGGCGTTGGTGATCGACCACTGCTTCAGCAGCGTGGGGCTGCATCGGGTGGAGATCTGCATCCGGCCGGAGAACTCCAACTCCCTGCGCGTCGTGGAGAAACTCGGTCTGGTCGAGGTCGGGTACGCCCCTCGGTTCCTGCACATCGACGGCGCCTGGCGCGACCACCGGATCTATGCGGTGACGGTGGAGGAGGTCACGCCGGGTGGGATGCTGGCCCGGCTGCGCCGTCGCTGA
- a CDS encoding cysteine desulfurase-like protein, with protein MDLSSYDVEALRAHFPALESGIAHFDGPGGTQTPRVVAQAVADTLMGPLSNRGTGIVSESNADDAVHAFRSAYADLLGVPATGIVHGRSATALIYDFSRALAKTWGPDDEIVVSRLDHDANVRPWVQAAESAGASVRWLDIVPETAELDLESAASVIGPRTRVVALTAASNLLGTMPPVRALADLVHAVGGLMFVDGVHYTAHHPVDLAELGADLFVCSPYKCLGPHLGVLAASPDLLETIENDKLLPATNAVPERFELGTLPYEAMAGATAAVDFLAAIAPGNAKSRRDRLASSLAATDAHEHGLSARLEAGLESLPGVEVRSRAARRTPTVFFTVGERDPWVAYEFLCARNVLVGAGEFYAYEPATRLGIMPAGGLRLGMAPYTTESEVDRALEGLAEFLRS; from the coding sequence CACTGCGCGCGCACTTCCCGGCGCTCGAATCCGGGATCGCCCACTTCGACGGCCCCGGGGGCACCCAGACCCCTCGCGTCGTGGCGCAGGCGGTGGCCGACACCTTGATGGGCCCGTTGTCCAACCGCGGCACCGGCATCGTCTCGGAGAGCAACGCCGACGATGCCGTGCACGCCTTCCGCAGTGCGTACGCCGATCTCCTCGGCGTGCCGGCGACCGGGATCGTGCACGGGCGCAGCGCGACCGCGCTGATCTATGACTTCTCGCGCGCCTTGGCCAAGACGTGGGGGCCGGACGACGAGATCGTGGTCTCGCGACTGGACCACGACGCCAACGTACGCCCGTGGGTGCAGGCCGCGGAGTCTGCCGGGGCCAGTGTCCGTTGGCTCGACATCGTCCCCGAGACGGCCGAGTTAGATCTGGAAAGCGCCGCGTCGGTGATCGGCCCACGTACGCGGGTCGTGGCGCTGACGGCCGCCTCCAACCTGCTGGGCACGATGCCACCCGTACGCGCGCTCGCCGACCTGGTGCATGCCGTCGGGGGGCTGATGTTCGTGGATGGTGTGCATTACACCGCGCATCACCCCGTGGATCTGGCCGAGTTGGGCGCCGACCTCTTCGTCTGCTCGCCCTACAAGTGCCTGGGTCCGCACCTGGGCGTGCTGGCCGCGTCACCTGATCTGCTGGAGACGATCGAGAACGACAAACTGCTCCCGGCCACCAATGCCGTCCCGGAGCGTTTCGAACTCGGCACCCTCCCGTACGAAGCCATGGCCGGTGCCACGGCAGCGGTCGACTTCCTGGCGGCGATCGCGCCAGGCAACGCGAAGTCGCGCCGCGATCGACTCGCGTCCTCGTTGGCCGCGACCGACGCCCACGAGCACGGCCTCAGTGCGCGCCTGGAGGCCGGGCTTGAGTCACTGCCCGGCGTCGAGGTCCGCTCGCGTGCGGCCCGGCGTACGCCGACCGTGTTCTTCACCGTCGGCGAGCGCGACCCGTGGGTGGCGTACGAGTTCCTCTGCGCGCGCAACGTGCTGGTCGGTGCCGGGGAGTTCTATGCGTACGAGCCCGCGACGCGCCTGGGCATCATGCCCGCCGGCGGGCTGCGCCTGGGGATGGCGCCCTACACGACCGAGTCGGAAGTCGACCGAGCCCTCGAAGGGCTCGCGGAATTCCTCAGGAGTTGA